One genomic segment of Plasmodium cynomolgi strain B DNA, chromosome 14, whole genome shotgun sequence includes these proteins:
- a CDS encoding 40S ribosomal protein S27 (putative) translates to MNVDLLNRDPAEEAKKHKLKRLIPSPNSYFMDVKCPGCLQITTLFSHAQNVVLCGSCNIMLCQPTGGKCKLTEGCSFRKKIE, encoded by the exons ATGAATGTCGACCTGTTAAATCGTGACCCAGCTGAAGAGGCCAAGaaacataaattaaaaagattaATACCAAGCCCCAATTCTTATTTTATGGATGTAAAATGCCCAGGATGTCTTCAAATCACCACCTTGTTTAGCCATGCGCAAAATGTTGTTTTGTGTGGAAG CTGCAATATTATGTTGTGCCAACCGACGGGtggaaaatgcaaattaACAGAAGGTTGCTcctttaggaaaaaaattgaataa